A stretch of DNA from Acomys russatus chromosome 4, mAcoRus1.1, whole genome shotgun sequence:
GAGAAAAGTACAGTTCGACAAAACTCAAACTGTTTCCACAGCTCAACACTCCAACCCTAAAGGTCTGGCTGTGACTGCCTCCTTGAAGCAGCACAAATCTGCAAGAGACCCCTGGTCTACCTTCCTCCGCTCATAGGCAAACAGCAGAAACCCCCATGATGCACCTAAAGAGAAACCATTCCCCTATGGGAATTCCAAGTCATCACAAGATGACCACAAGACAACCTCATCAGGAACACAGCCAAAAGCAGATCTATTGTGCCGGTGTCACACACTGGTGGGAATTTCTTTACCCAGGAGCTCCTACTCCCTCCACTTCTGACAGGACAAGGAGCCGCCCATGTGTACAAAGAGGGACACAGAACAATCCCAAATCCCACCACGGGCTTGGTGTGTTGGCCGTAACTTGTAGAAAGGAGAAGGGGGCTGTGACAAAAGGGCCTCAACAGGCCTTCAGTGGCActcatgttttgcttttttcgTGGAATGATATACACATCCCAGGCTAATCTCCCCAGCGCCTCCGCCACCCAGTGCTGGGGgacagatgtgcactaccatgaCCAGCTGGTacctggacttcaacagcaaggaaaacaactacttttggcttgtttttatttttgttttattctacatCATTTCCTTAAGAGCAACTCAAGACTTAACCTCTAAAGGCCCACAACCGTTGCTACAAGGTGGATATAGAACCATGTCTGACTGGCCCTGAGAACCTGGTTCTCCTACGGGATGTGTCTAAACCCAGCACCGCCAACCTAGCGCCTGTGGGAATACCTTCAAGGGCTGGGCTGGCTCCTGTATGTCCCACAGGTCCACAGGTGTACAACGGTCCAGGAGCACTGTAGGCCTTCTGCACAGTCAGCACATTAGGCGACTCCACCTCCCCGGGGCTCAGGAAACGGGTTTTAGGGGGCAGCACAGGCGGTGGGCACACACACTCTGGTAACAAGGAGGTGATGCTCCTGACCACGTACTTGGGGAACTCGAAGCCCCTTCTGCCATTGGGCCCAGGGTGCTCTGAGTCTGGGGACAGCACACTGGACTTGAGTCTTTTGGGAAGTGGCTCCGTGAACTCTGCTGTGGCACTGCCAGCACTGCGATGGCAGTAATAGTCTCTCCCTGGGTGCTGTACCCATGGGCCATCAACTTTCACAGGGTACTCACTGGAACcgttgccactgctgctgctgagggggCACTGAGAAGGGGCAGCTGACGGGGTCGTCTTCAGTTTCAGCTCAGGTCGTTTCACCTTATCCGTAGCAGCACAGATGCCACCTTTGGGAAACAGCTCTGACTGTTGCTGTCTGGTGGTGCCAGGACCCCCGGCACTGGGCTGTGACCTGTGCGACTTCAGGTTACTTGGGGCTAAAGTGCTGTTGTCTGGTCCTGAAGTCTGGGGAGCTTTGCTTGGACCCGAGATCCCCTGCCGAATCTTCTCTGGGTGCAGGGACTTGGCTTGTGATGAGAAAGCAGACTTGGCCTTGGGCTTGTGCAAACCAGCCAGGGGAGGTACATCCTTGCCCAGCAAGGCAGGAGGGCATCCCGTCCGCCTGTTCCTCAGCACAGACTTGCTACTGCAGttcttgtgtgtgtctgggttATACCTGTGCTCCAGTCTCTGGTGCATCATCAGGACTTCCGGATAAAAGGTCTTGAAAGTACAGAAGGGACAGGCGATGCTGGGGATGAGACACCTGCTCAGAGAGATTGCAGGACAGGCGTGGAGCGCCCCGAGGGACAGATTCAAGGGCCTGTCCTGGCAGTCAGCCTCCCGATCCATCTTGTCCCTGTGGCCAGTTTCCCAGGCTAGGGGCCCAATCCCCTCGAGTTTGCAGGCAGGGCTGCTGGCCTGAGGTTCACCTGCTGCTCTCTTTTTGGGCATGTCCAGATAAGCAGGGGCAGGACTCTTTCGCACTTTCTCACCACTATCGGCTGCATTTTTATGGAAATCCTGAGTATCGTTGTGTGCTGGTGAGAGGACAGCACTGCCCAGAACACTCTGAAACACAGAAGTTGTCTCCTTAAGCTGCTTGGCAGGTGGGCTGCCCTTAACATCTTTGGCACCATCATGAAATCGCTTTAAATTTTTGGTCTGTGCACTGTCGGCCGTTACTAGTGCATCCTGCGGCTCCTGGCTCCGGCCTTCACTCTTGGACTCAGCTGCAGCATCCACCAGCTGCTTATCCTTGTGGTGTCTCTCCAAGTGGTACCTGAGAGATGTCTTCTGGGCTGCAGCATACTCACAGAATTCACATTTGTACGGTTTTTCACCTAAAATGAGATATGCCATTGAATCATGATGTTTAGGAAAGGTGCCAATAGAATTCTGCAAGCTCAACAAGCTATGACACCAAACATGCATGGGTTGTTCCCTATCTCCCAGTTCTCATATCGAGGGCCTCAAACGCCCCAGTGCAATGAACACTTTAAAGCATAAACCTGTCTTTCCCAGAAAAAGCGCACTGCACACTCTAACTGACTTGGCCTTCACCACTGCCCATGGCAGTGCCTGTGCACTTTTCCAGCTAAGGAAGCGGGAGCAGCACAGGCTAAGCAGTGCACCTGAGCCACAAGGACTCCTCGAAACCTCCTAACCCACACCACCACTGCACCTACATCCAAACACACTACCCTTGCTTCACCACCCAAAATCATAAAAGGGTGTGAGAAAGATGTAGCATTTAATACACTGCAGGCTTGCCTTAAGACACAGCAGGCACAAGCCAAGCTCAAGAGGACTCACGGTTTCAAGCTGCAGCCGTTAGGACACGCAGTAgctatacacaccacacactacagcCGTCAGAACCACAGAGCAACACAGAATTGTTTTAGGTAGCACATGCTGTaaacaaacaagtcctttaccTGTATGCGTTCTGAGATGAATATTGAGGTAATAGTTTGAACGGAAAAACTTCCCACAGTAACTACACTCTCTCGAGGACGTGAGGGGCTTTGCTTTTCCTCCATCGTCATTTTTATcttaaagcagaaacaaaaatatttgtgtaaGTCAGACGAAGCACAGGATTCAGGCATTCAGGCTCTAGTATTCTCGACACAAAACATTTGGGGAAACCATGAAAAAAACTTATGTAGAAGTTTCAAAGGCTAAAATAACATACCAAATGCCATCAGGCAGTGTTTCATGTCTTATACTGTGTGCtcgttttgttttggagacaaggtatcactatgtagccctgactggcttggaactcaaagaCGCACacctacctccctagtgctgtgctgggattaaacgggtgtgccaccatgcctggcactaccCCATGCCCTGTTGTGACCTCAGCGCAGCCTAGTGAGGCCAGGGTTTGTACTTTATTCACAAGAATGGCCATTTAACTAATAGATGAAACCTGACAGGCACCTTCTGTTCTTGCCACTTAGCATGCGCTGCACCTGGCTCATAATTAAGGCGGATGTACCCAGTGGCCAGAGACACTGCCTTACTCAGAACCAGTAACTTCATTTGGAGGAACTATAAAACCTCCCCAACTACCAGCAGAAAATGGCTTGAGATTGAAGTCACCACTAGAGGGCAGCAAGCACAAAATAACCTCAAAAGGTGGACAAGCACCTAAGAAAGTTGATCAAAATTTACCCAAGTTTGGGAAGGCAGAGTCTGTGGTTTCCAAGCAATCTCAGGGGCAAAATAGATCTGGCTCATCAGAATCTACTCCAAAAGCCAGGCCAACGTGGCTGATGTGAAAGACCCACTGGAGTCAGGGGCAAACCAAACCTGGCTGAGGCTTTACTCTCTCAGCAGCCCCCCAGCTTGCAGGTGATGTGCAACTATTAAGGCACCTCCGCTGGCTTGTCAGGTCTATAGGTATGTACAGATATGAATGGCCACCACACGGTCATCTCTTGAAGGCTAGTTATCAGGGCCATGGTGCCGCCTCATTACACTAAATCCCCACTAGGGAAGGAGATCCATAAAACACACAACTAAGCTAAAATAGTACCAGAGACTTGGAAAAGTCATCAGACTTTGTTTTTGCACTTCT
This window harbors:
- the Znf217 gene encoding zinc finger protein 217; the encoded protein is MPTQSLLVYMDGPEVISSSLGTQMEVDDAVSIRGPAAVPFRAAQDKSMTPVEGHMALDCMFCSQAFSHAEDLSQHVLMQHRPTLCEPAVLRVEAEYLSPLDKGQIPTEVSKEKSSKENEELSCDVCGQTFPMAFDVESHMKKHKDSFTYGCSLCGRRFKEPWFLKNHMRTHNGKSGTRSKLQQGLESPVTINEVVQVHGSGSISTPYKICMVCGFLFPNKQSLIEHSKVHAKETAPSASSTAPDDQQEGPTSSKEELLQFLNLRPRSTSETIVKPMTCIPQLDPFTTYQAWQLATKGKVAVAQEEVKESGQEGSTDNDDSCSEKEELGEIWIGGKSEGSGKSKTNRSSCPGLSQDKEKPRHANSEVPSGDGDPKLPSSKEKPTHCSECSKAFRTYHQLVLHSRVHKKDRRADAPSPTMSVDGRQPGTCSPDFATTLEDSGAVDREGGSEDWSEDGLPEGLHLDKNDDGGKAKPLTSSRECSYCGKFFRSNYYLNIHLRTHTGEKPYKCEFCEYAAAQKTSLRYHLERHHKDKQLVDAAAESKSEGRSQEPQDALVTADSAQTKNLKRFHDGAKDVKGSPPAKQLKETTSVFQSVLGSAVLSPAHNDTQDFHKNAADSGEKVRKSPAPAYLDMPKKRAAGEPQASSPACKLEGIGPLAWETGHRDKMDREADCQDRPLNLSLGALHACPAISLSRCLIPSIACPFCTFKTFYPEVLMMHQRLEHRYNPDTHKNCSSKSVLRNRRTGCPPALLGKDVPPLAGLHKPKAKSAFSSQAKSLHPEKIRQGISGPSKAPQTSGPDNSTLAPSNLKSHRSQPSAGGPGTTRQQQSELFPKGGICAATDKVKRPELKLKTTPSAAPSQCPLSSSSGNGSSEYPVKVDGPWVQHPGRDYYCHRSAGSATAEFTEPLPKRLKSSVLSPDSEHPGPNGRRGFEFPKYVVRSITSLLPECVCPPPVLPPKTRFLSPGEVESPNVLTVQKAYSAPGPLYTCGPVGHTGASPALEGKRPVSYQHLSNSMLQKRSYENFIGNTHYRPNDKKS